A single region of the Silene latifolia isolate original U9 population chromosome 8, ASM4854445v1, whole genome shotgun sequence genome encodes:
- the LOC141595423 gene encoding uncharacterized protein LOC141595423, with the protein MPAALRRLFVTILIFCHPKDPSTLWEKYYPSLSKDLRHQYPNEDLRIKVLTYRAVEQILEAMGISMKEVGLDHLSEQLDPEMQRTRAITDALDAPIPEECIACINSLNTGQQHAFGTIISHVRSGKPGAFFVDGPGGTGKTFLYNALYAEVRLMGKIVLPIASSGIVAANIPTGRTCHSMFKLPLDLDSSLSCAVPKQGSLAALLREVVILIWDEASMARKESVEALDALLRDLCDSNLLFGVVPQKSNREVFDYSLVASKLWPQLTRFTLSENIRAREDPIFSSFLLALGNGELQTEENEYVQLPEGIVRCQDEGSLDLITAITELAFPKDELQSYKPEIVTTRAILTPMNEDVDAINSILIERFPGEATTYKSYDTVLDDKCKIYPTEFINKLSPGGMSPHELILKPNSPVILLRNLLPSSGLCNGTRLICKSFSPSLIECVITYGDHTGEHVFIPRINLRPPSSANYPFQFQRRQFPIKLSLAMTINKSQGQTLDQVAIYLPRLCFSPRQLYVALSRARRSDKVAVITAPPPQNAPTNSAKNIVSYAILELDGII; encoded by the exons ATGCCAGCGGCCCTAAGACGCCTATTTGTGACAATTCTGATTTTTTGCCACCCAAAGGACCCGAGTACCCTTTGGGAAAAATACTACCCGTCGCTGTCGAAGGATTTAAGGCACCAATATCCGAATGAAGATTTAAGGATCAAAGTTCTAACGTACCGGGCAGTAGAGCAAATTCTAGAAGCCATGGGCATATCTATGAAGGAAGTTGGACTGGACCATCTATCTGAGCAATTAGACCCTGAGATGCAACGTACAAGAGCTATAACCGATGCACTGGACGCTCCAATACCCGAGGAGTGCATTGCTTGCATAAATTCCCTTAACACTGGCCAACAACATGCTTTTGGCACAATAATAAGCCATGTTAGGAGTGGAAAGCCAGGTGCTTTTTTTGTTGACGGCCCGGGCGGCACTGGCAAAACCTTCTTATACAATGCTCTATATGCGGAAGTTCGTCTAATGGGTAAGATCGTCTTGCCCATAGCTTCATCTGGCATTGTTGCGGCTAATATCCCAACAGGAAGAACGTGTCATTCAATGTTTAAACTCCCTCTGGACTTGGACTCCTCTCTATCATGTGCCGTTCCAAAACAAGGTAGTCTGGCCGCACTATTAAGAGAAGTTGTAATATTGATCTGGGATGAGGCCTCTATGGCTAGGAAGGAAAGTGTTGAAGCCTTGGACGCATTGCTCCGTGACCTATGTGATTCAAATCTACTCTTCGGAG TTGTACCTCAGAAGTCCAATAGAGAAGTTTTTGATTACAGCTTAGTGGCTTCAAAGCTTTGGCCACAACTTACCAGATTCACACTATCAGAAAACATTCGGGCCAGGGAGGACCCAATATTCTCCTCCTTCTTGCTAGCCCTGGGGAACGGCGAACTCCAAACTGAAGAAAATGAATACGTACAATTGCCCGAGGGAATTGTGAGATGCCAGGATGAAGGGAGTCTCGACCTAATTACCGCAATCACAGAACTAGCCTTTCCAAAGGATGAACTTCAAAGCTACAAACCTGAAATTGTCACAACTCGAGCTATATTGACTCCAATGAATGAAGATGTTGACGCAATCAATTCTATCTTAATAGAGCGGTTTCCAGGTGAGGCTACTACATACAAGAGCTACGACACTGTCCTGGATGACAAGTGCAAAATATATCCGACTGAGTTTATAAATAAACTCTCTCCAGGTGGTATGAGCCCTCACGAGCTTATCTTAAAACCCAATAGCCCAGTGATTTTGCTAAGGAATCTATTGCCATCCTCTGGCTTGTGTAACGGTACACGGCTTATTTGCAAAAGTTTCAGCCCAAGCTTGATAGAGTGTGTGATAACATATGGAGACCATACAGGTGAACATGTGTTCATACCGCGTATAAATTTACGACCACCATCTTCTGCAAACTATCCGTTCCAGTTCCAGCGCAGGCAGTTTCCTATTAAACTGAGTTTGGCCATGACTATAAACAAATCTCAGGGGCAAACGTTAGACCAGGTTGCTATTTACTTGCCAAGGCTATGTTTCTCACCGAGACAACTATACGTCGCACTGTCACGCGCTAGGAGGTCAGACAAGGTAGCGGTTATTACAGCCCCACCACCACAAAACGCTCCTACAAACTCTGCGAAAAACATTGTTTCCTATGCCATCCTTGAGCTTGATGGCATCATTTGA
- the LOC141596998 gene encoding serine hydroxymethyltransferase, mitochondrial-like, which translates to MAMSMALRKISSSPTSSSFLRPLYNAASSYSMSSLSNEAAFDKDRSHVNWIKQLNEPLEVIDPEIADIIELEKARQWKGLELIPSENFTSVSVMQAVGSVMTNKYSEGYPGARYYGGNEYIDMAETLCQKRALEVFKLDPAKWGVNVQSLSGSPANFQAYTGLLKPHDRIMALDLPHGGHLSHGYQTDTKKISAVSIFFETMPYRLDESTGYIDYDQLEKSAALFRPKLIVAGASAYARHYNYARIRKVCDKQKAIMLADMAHISGLVAAGVIPSPFEYADIVTTTTHKSLRGPRGAMIFFRKGLKEINKKGEEIMYDFEDKINQAVFPGLQGGPHNHTISGLAVALKQAMTPEYKAYQEQVLSNSTAFAKRLLDKGYNLVSGGTENHLVLVNLRDKSIDGSRVEKVMEAVHIAANKNTVPGDVSAMIPGGIRMGTPALTSRGFLEEDFEKVADFFDRAVKLALQIKANTTGTKLKDFVATLKSDSKVQSEIAKLRQDVEDYAKQFPTIGFEKETMKYKD; encoded by the exons ATGGCTATGTCAATGGCGCTtcgcaagatttcttcttctccAACCTCCTCTTCCTTCCTTCGTCCTCTCTACAATGCCGCTTCCTCTTATTCCATG TCTTCTTTGTCAAATGAAGCTGCTTTCGACAAGGATCGATCTCATGTCAAT TGGATAAAGCAGTTGAATGAACCGCTTGAGGTTATTGATCCTGAGATTGCCGATATCATTGAGCTCGAGAAAGCTCGTCAATGGaag GGGCTTGAGCTTATACCATCTGAGAACTTCACCTCTGTTTCAGTAATGCAAGCAGTTGGGTCTGTTATGACTAATAAATATAGTGAAGGATATCCTGGTGCTAGATACTATGGTGGAAATGA GTATATCGACATGGCAGAGACACTATGTCAGAAGAGGGCACTGGAAGTATTTAAGTTGGATCCTGCGAAATGGGGAG TCAATGTGCAGTCCCTGTCTGGGTCACCTGCCAACTTTCAAGCTTACACTGGACTTCTGAAACCCCATGACAGGATAATGGCTCTTGATTTACCTCATGGTGGCCACCTTTCACATGGTTATCAG ACTGACACTAAGAAGATATCAGCCGTTTCCATTTTCTTCGAGACCATGCCATATAGATTGGATGAGAGCACAGGTTACATCGACTATGACCAG CTGGAGAAGAGTGCAGCTCTATTCCGGCCGAAACTAATTGTCGCTGGTGCAAGTGCTTATGCTCGCCACTACAATTATGCACGCATCAGAAAG GTTTGTGACAAGCAAAAAGCTATTATGCTGGCAGATATGGCACATATCAGTGGTTTGGTTGCTGCTGGTGTCATTCCATCTCCTTTTGAGTACGCAGATATAGTGACTACTACAACGCATAAGTCACTCAGAGGGCCGCGTGGTGCAATGATATTTTTTAGGAAGGGTTTGAAGGAGATAAACAAGAAAGGGGAAGAA ATTATGTATGACTTTGAGGATAAAATCAATCAAGCTGTCTTTCCTGGTCTTCAAGGTGGACCGCATAATCATACTATTTCTGGTTTAGCTGTTGCGTTGAAACAG GCTATGACTCCTGAATACAAAGCCTATCAAGAGCAGGTGCTTAGTAACTCCACTGCATTCGCCAAG CGCTTACTTGACAAGGGGTATAACCTGGTATCTGGTGGGACTGAGAATCACCTAGTCTTGGTAAATCTACGAGACAAG AGTATCGATGGATCACGGGTTGAAAAGGTCATGGAAGCAGTTCATATTGCAGCTAATAAGAATACAGTTCCCGGAGATGTGTCAGCCATGATTCCTGGAGGCATTCGTATGG GAACCCCAGCTCTCACGTCTAGGGGATTTTTAGAAGAGGATTTTGAGAAAGTAGCTGACTTCTTTGACAGAGCTGTGAAACTAGCATTACAGATCAAGGCTAACACAACTG GAACAAAACTAAAGGATTTCGTGGCAACTTTGAAATCAGATAGCAAAGTTCAATCTGAGATTGCTAAGTTGCGTCAAGATGTTGAGGATTATGCAAAACAATTCCCCACCATTGGTTTCGAGAAGGAGACAATGAAGTACAAGGACTGA
- the LOC141596997 gene encoding uncharacterized protein LOC141596997 → MKTMEVNLPSTEETPHYTNFLEEVISKKKNIYDDEEDLPPPIPSKIHEDEVCVNDKCGEAVRTLEMEVDEFEIAILGELRSHEKNYDICSFDTNLEDIETLLFGNGSIHLEGQENGDKNDTIMNLNGEKLTPPPPTSYQFTYLDEHEEISRLEECSSVTSCKEIPNKIDEKGEDEVLMIEDEKGKEELKLKVGEDHTNVMPPKLDFSTNTSLKMKLRVEKKKPKRWRKKSKVQGKFDPKLDKKKLEEEVVRKWFEVHHAMNGVHEVLPKLGSSCSM, encoded by the coding sequence ATGAAAACGATGGAAGTCAATCTTCCATCCACGGAAGAGACACCTCATTACACCAACTTTCTTGAGGAAGTTATCTCAAAGAAAAAGAATATttatgatgatgaggaagacctcccaccaccAATTCCTTCTAAAATTCATGAAGATGAAGTGTGTGTCAATGACAAGTGTGGGGAAGCGGTTAGGACTTTGGAAatggaggttgatgaatttgaaatTGCCATACTTGGGGAGTTGAGGAGCCATGAGAAAAACTATGATATTTGTAGTTTTGACACTAACTTGGAAGATATTGAAACTctcctctttggaaatggttcgATTCATTTGGAGGGTCAAGAAAATGGGGATAAAAATGACACCATCATGAacctcaatggtgagaagttgactcctccacctccCACCTCCTACCAATTTACTTACCTTGATGAGCATGAGGAAATTTCCCGACTTGAAGAGTGTAGCTCGGTCACTTCATGCAAAGAAATCCCAAATAAAATTGATGAAAAAGGGGAAGATGAAGTGTTGATGatagaagatgaaaaaggaaaagaGGAGTTGAAGCTTAAGGTTGGAGAGGATCACACCAATGTCATGCCTCCCAAACTTGATTTTAGCACTAATACCTCTCTAAAAATGAAGTTAAGGGTTGAGAAGAAGAAACCAAAGAGATGGAGAAAGAAATCAAAGGTTCAAGGAAAATTTGACCCCAAACTTGACAAGAAAAAGCTTGAAGAAGAAGTGGTCCGGAAATGGTTTGAGGTGCACCATGCAATGAATGGTGTACATGAAGTTTTGCCAAAACTTGGGAGCTCTTGCTCCATGTAA